The following proteins come from a genomic window of Acinetobacter baumannii:
- a CDS encoding ATP-binding protein codes for MALPIITADQTLLVQAIIVYLYADPGLGKSSMGFTAEKAISFDFDRGAHRTGELRRGAVVQVQQWSDVANLTPQDLAPYKTVVIDTVGAMLECIKTHLLLTANNRQKDGSLKLKAQGLANQTFKQYINTLISLGKDVVFIAHASEDQNGDQIIYRPDLGGKNRNELYRIADVMGYLTTVTTGEGKNARVINFKPSPTHHAKNSGALGGETGEVWVPDLKAHPTFLADLITQAKDHINTLTPAQLAAAKAQEELENWKQSCEEAEHAGDLNQLTESLDKEHMYYQNMRQAMLMRAKALNCTFDKQRGTWISPPEFNGISDQQRDELQNFIAERGLDVKTVCEHFGIDALIQIEAAKLTAVKQEIETLAKTGMTA; via the coding sequence ATGGCTCTACCGATTATTACTGCTGACCAAACTTTATTAGTTCAAGCAATTATTGTGTACCTATACGCTGATCCGGGTTTAGGTAAATCATCGATGGGCTTTACTGCGGAAAAAGCAATTTCTTTTGACTTTGACCGTGGTGCTCACCGTACTGGTGAATTACGTCGAGGTGCGGTTGTACAGGTTCAACAATGGAGTGATGTTGCAAACCTTACGCCGCAGGACTTAGCACCCTATAAAACCGTAGTCATTGATACCGTGGGTGCAATGCTTGAATGCATTAAAACCCACCTGTTACTTACGGCAAATAACCGTCAAAAAGATGGTTCTTTAAAGTTAAAGGCTCAAGGATTAGCGAACCAAACGTTCAAGCAATACATCAATACTTTGATCAGTTTAGGTAAAGACGTTGTTTTCATTGCACACGCTTCAGAAGATCAAAACGGTGATCAAATTATTTACCGACCAGATCTAGGTGGTAAAAACCGTAACGAGCTTTACCGTATCGCAGATGTGATGGGTTATCTAACAACTGTTACTACAGGTGAAGGTAAAAATGCCCGCGTTATTAATTTTAAACCCTCGCCTACACATCATGCGAAAAACTCAGGTGCTTTAGGTGGTGAAACTGGTGAAGTATGGGTACCAGATCTTAAAGCACATCCTACTTTCTTGGCTGACCTGATTACTCAAGCTAAAGATCACATTAACACCTTAACGCCTGCACAACTTGCAGCAGCTAAAGCCCAAGAAGAGCTAGAAAACTGGAAACAAAGCTGTGAAGAAGCTGAGCATGCAGGTGACCTTAATCAATTAACTGAGTCGCTTGATAAAGAACACATGTATTACCAGAACATGCGCCAAGCAATGTTAATGAGAGCTAAAGCATTGAATTGCACGTTTGATAAACAACGTGGCACTTGGATTAGTCCACCAGAATTTAACGGTATCTCAGATCAACAAAGAGATGAACTTCAAAACTTTATTGCTGAACGTGGCCTCGATGTAAAAACAGTTTGTGAGCACTTCGGCATAGATGCCCTGATCCAAATTGAAGCGGCAAAACTAACTGCAGTTAAACAAGAAATTGAAACCTTAGCGAAAACGGGGATGACAGCATGA